The stretch of DNA TGGTTTTTTGTCCCAAGGAACAGGAAAATGTACAAATATTTTTCCAACTTTATTTGATTCAATAAACTCCATAAAAAGTCTTGCATCATAATTTACAACTAATACATTTGTGATGTTTTGAAGTTCCAATTGTTTTAGAAGTTGTTCAATTGATGGATAGTGAATTTCAAGTCCAATAAATTGAATATTAGGATTTGTTTTTGCTTGGTGTAAAAGATGTCTTCCACTTCCAAAACCAATCTCTATTTGAATCTCTTTATCTGTTTTAAATTCATCAACAAAATAGTTAATATCTTTTAGATATTCATTTGTTGATTCTTCTTTTAATTTTAGATTATTCGTATTTGAAAATAATACTTTTGCATTATTTAAATTTACATAAGCATTTAAAGCATTTTTTACTAAAGTAACAGGAGATAATCTTGTTACTTTATCAGCTTTAATCATAAAATCATCATTTTTTGGTTTTAGTGATAATAAAAACTCTTTATTTTCATTTTCTAATGCGATTTTATACTCAATTCTTCTTTCTTTTTGCGTAAAATTGTAAGATTTTGCAATAAACTTAAAATTTACTCCATCTTTTTGTGAGGGAAGTGTAATTAATTCTTTTTTTTCAAATACTATATGTGGCATCTATCTTCTTAGTTATAATAATTTTTGTTTAGTTCAATTTTTGCTAAATTTGAAGTTGGATTAGAAAGTGAATTAAAACTCATACCTTGTACAGAGTTAGAAGAATTTTCTAGACCATCTTTATCTATAGCAATAATTTTATAATAATATGTTTTTCCAGTATTCTCTGTAGTATCTTCATATTGTAAAGTACTTGCATTAACTTCTTTTATTTTTGTGTAACCAAAAGCACTAAATGTACTTCTATATATTGCATATTTTACAACATCACTTGTCGTAGATGCTTCCCAAGATACTGTAATTTTTTTAGGTTGATTATTTGTTGCTTGAACATTATTAACAGTTGCTGGAAGAGGTTTTGTTTTAGCTATAACCGTTTTACTAGGAGCTGCTTCAACATCATCAAAACTAAATGCTTTAATTCTATATTTATAACTTGTATTGTCATCTAATCCTGTATCTAAATATTCAACTTGAAGTCTTTCTTTTACAGTTTTTAGTATTATCCATTCATTTAAAAGAGTATTATATTTTTCAATTCTATAATAACCAACTCTTTTATCTGTGTGAGGTCTCCAAACTAGTTTTACACTTTTTGGTAAATTTGATATTGCTTGTACAAATTCAACAGGAACAATTCTAGGAAGAGTTTGAACAATATATGCATCAGTTGTTTTTGATTCTGTTCCATCAGCTGTTCTTGAAGATATTTGGTAAGCATATCTTGTTTTTGGTTCCAATTCTTTGTCAACATAGTGAGTTGCATATTTATTATCAATAGATTTTACAAGTTTTAATTCGGTTGAACCTTTATCTATTTCAGTTCTATAAAAATTATAACCAACAACTCTTGGATCATTTACTTTTTCCCATTCAAAACCAATATTTGCCATATCTGGAATAGATTTAATAGAGTTATAATTTACTATTTCAATAGAATTATCAACTTTTGGTTTTATAGGACCATTTAAATCATCAATTATATTAGTGCAACCACTAAATAAAAGTATTAAAGCTGCTAACGATGTTGTTTTCATTAAGTTTGTCATTTATATTCTCCTTTTGAAAATTAGTATTTAGGAATTCATCCATATCATTTGGTAAATTTGCTTTAAAACTCATTTGCTTATTTGTGATAGGATGAGTTAAATAAAGATAATAAGCATGCAAATAAAATCTATTTATTTTATTTAATTCGCCCTTAAAACCATATAAATTATCACCTAATATATGCCTATTTATCGAACTTAAGTGAACTCTTATCTGATGAGTTCTACCTGTATATAATTTTGCAGCTATTAGCTCAAAATTTTCTTTATCACTTAATGCAATTTTATGAAATGCCGATTTTGCAAATCTTCCATTTTCTTCAATTGACATTTTTAATCTATTATTTGAATTTCTACCTATGGGCTTAGTAATTATAATATTATCTTTTAAAGGCATGTCAGTTATTGCTAAATAATACCTTCCCATAGTTTTTTCTTCAAGCTGTTTTGATAATCCTACATGAGCCTGATTTGTTTTTGCAACAACCATTACCCCACTTGTTCCTTTATCAAGTCTATGAACAATTCCATGTCTTTCTTCTCCACTTAGTGTAGATAATGAAATATTATTTAACTTAAGCCAATCAACTAAAGTTGCATCTTTTACACTTGGAGCATCATGAACAGTTAGGTTATAAGGCTTATTTATAACTAAAATATCATCATCTTCATAAATGATTTCTATATTTTTATCTTCTAATGATTTTCTTATAAATAATTCATCTTTTATGGTGTTAAATTCAGCCTCAGGGAAGTGAACATTAACTATTTGATTCTCTTTTAATTTTAAACCAGTTTTGCTAACTATTTTGCCATCTACTTTTACATACTCTTTTTTTATTAGTTGTTCTATTTGATTTCTTGAAGCATCAATTTGTAATGCTAGAAATTTATCTAACCTATTTGTTTCAGAAACAATAAAATTTTTATCCATATTTAGATACTCTTTCATTATGCGTTTATTTGATAAAAGAATTATTTCCCATTTTGATTATTTGTTAATAATATTTGTTTTACCTTTGATATTCATATCATACCATTTAATTGGTGAAACAAACGAAAGGTTAGCTAATAAACAACTAGTATATTATGTAATTTCTATTTTTGCGTTTCTTTTAGTTTTTATTTTACCTATTAGAAAAAAAATTAGAACTATACCAACTTTATATTGGTTAGGTATTATATTATTAGTAGCTGTTGAATTTGTAGGTATTACAAAATTAGGAGCTGCAAGATGGTTGCCTATACCTTTTTTAAACACAACTATTCAGCCTTCTGAATTAATAAAACCAGTGTTTATTTTGATGCTTGGATATTTAATTCATCATAAACCACCACCAAAGGGTGGTTATAATTTTTTAGATTTTTGTTATTTTTCTTTTTATATATTATTACCATTTTTATTAATTGCAAAGGAACCTGATTTAGGAACTGCAATGGTTTTACTTTTGGTAGGTTATGGTGTTTTATTTATTATTGGGGTAAATTGGAAAATTTGGACAACTATTTTTATTATAGTAGGTTTAACTTCACCATTTATTTATACATATTTAATTAAAGATTATCAGAAAAAAAGAATTACTGATTTTGTTTCAGAAGAACCAAGTTATCATGTTCAACAATCAATTATTGCTATTGGTTCAGGCGGACTTACTGGAAAACAAAGTGAAGAAGCAACTCAAACTCAATTAAAATTTTTACCAATTGCAACAAGTGACTTTATTTTTGCATATTTTGTTGAAAGATATGGATTTTTGGGCGCAATAGGATTGATATTTTTATATGCATTAATTATTATGCATTTACTTAGTATGAATTATTATTTTAAAGATGATTATATAGTCAGGGTTTTTGCCTCTGGATTGGGTCTTTTGATATTTTTTAATATGAGTGTAAATGTTTTGATGGTTATAGGATTTGCTCCTGTTGTTGGAATTCCACTACCCTTATTTTCTTATGGTGGGAGTTCTTTTATAAACTTTATTGTAACTTTTGCTATTTTAGAAAATTTATTGGCATTTAGGTATATGAATTTATATAATTATGAAAGAAAATTGTAAAATAAAATCACAAAACAGAAAAAGGGATTTAAATCATCCCTTGTTTTTCTAAAACATCATTTAAAATTTCTAAATCATCAATCGAGTTTCCACAAACTTTTTTATCAGTTTTTATATCCACAATTTCTTCTTTATTTTCACCTATATATTGATAATTTAGGACATAATCTTTTTTTAATAAATCAAGGCTACTTTTATCTTCACATAAAGAATCTTGAATTTGTTTTTTAAATTTATTTTTTAAATTTTTATCTTCTAAATAAACTTCATGAAGTTGATATTTATAATAAATATTTTTATCTTTTTTATAGATATCAATTAAAGTACTATTCATATCTATTTGAATTGGTAAATTATCTTTAAAACTTTCTATCTCTTTTTCCAAAGCATAATCTTCAAAAAAATAAAATTTACTAACTTCAATAAAAAAATTTACAGAAAAAAGTAAATTTATTGTTACTAATAATTTTGAAGAAAATGACCAAAATTTTGAACCTTTATAATTATTTGCTGTTTTGAAAATAATCAAAAATATAGCAATAGCGTAAATCAAAAGTATAAGATATAAAAAAAACTCTATATAATTTTCTTTATTTTGAGCATATTTAGTTTGCATAAAAATTGTTTCAAAAAAAACTTCAATTAAAAATGATATGAATATAAACCAGAACCAAAAAACAATAAGTAAAGAAGTTTTCCCACTCATTAGTTTATAAAAATAGTTTTTATCTGCTGACATTATTTTCCTTAATATAATCTATATTGTACATTGAATCTTAACTTTGTTGATGTTTGTGGTTTTGGATAATCTTTATATGCAATTTCTATTAATTCTAATGAATAATCGTCTAAAATTGCATATCCAGATGAATCTATGACTTTTAATCCAGTAATACTTCCATCTGGATGAAACATAAATTCTATAACATTTACTCCA from Arcobacter suis CECT 7833 encodes:
- the trmB gene encoding tRNA (guanosine(46)-N7)-methyltransferase TrmB, whose protein sequence is MPHIVFEKKELITLPSQKDGVNFKFIAKSYNFTQKERRIEYKIALENENKEFLLSLKPKNDDFMIKADKVTRLSPVTLVKNALNAYVNLNNAKVLFSNTNNLKLKEESTNEYLKDINYFVDEFKTDKEIQIEIGFGSGRHLLHQAKTNPNIQFIGLEIHYPSIEQLLKQLELQNITNVLVVNYDARLFMEFIESNKVGKIFVHFPVPWDKKPHRRIYSNEFVNEALRVLKVSGTLELRTDSRKYFDFCTEVLTNLPKGRITIDINKDLAVSSKYEDRWKKQGKNIYDVVLEAFDIDENINLNFDFSFDFKINFDNTLKTIPTKSIIEKNYFIHVEELYTIENSQNSGLIKITMGNFDRPVTKYLYVNEGTISYYQGNPLPTSSNINAHEKLKEILSK
- a CDS encoding fibronectin type III domain-containing protein, which produces MTNLMKTTSLAALILLFSGCTNIIDDLNGPIKPKVDNSIEIVNYNSIKSIPDMANIGFEWEKVNDPRVVGYNFYRTEIDKGSTELKLVKSIDNKYATHYVDKELEPKTRYAYQISSRTADGTESKTTDAYIVQTLPRIVPVEFVQAISNLPKSVKLVWRPHTDKRVGYYRIEKYNTLLNEWIILKTVKERLQVEYLDTGLDDNTSYKYRIKAFSFDDVEAAPSKTVIAKTKPLPATVNNVQATNNQPKKITVSWEASTTSDVVKYAIYRSTFSAFGYTKIKEVNASTLQYEDTTENTGKTYYYKIIAIDKDGLENSSNSVQGMSFNSLSNPTSNLAKIELNKNYYN
- a CDS encoding RluA family pseudouridine synthase, which translates into the protein MDKNFIVSETNRLDKFLALQIDASRNQIEQLIKKEYVKVDGKIVSKTGLKLKENQIVNVHFPEAEFNTIKDELFIRKSLEDKNIEIIYEDDDILVINKPYNLTVHDAPSVKDATLVDWLKLNNISLSTLSGEERHGIVHRLDKGTSGVMVVAKTNQAHVGLSKQLEEKTMGRYYLAITDMPLKDNIIITKPIGRNSNNRLKMSIEENGRFAKSAFHKIALSDKENFELIAAKLYTGRTHQIRVHLSSINRHILGDNLYGFKGELNKINRFYLHAYYLYLTHPITNKQMSFKANLPNDMDEFLNTNFQKENINDKLNENNIVSSFNTFI
- a CDS encoding FtsW/RodA/SpoVE family cell cycle protein, encoding MRLFDKRIISHFDYLLIIFVLPLIFISYHLIGETNERLANKQLVYYVISIFAFLLVFILPIRKKIRTIPTLYWLGIILLVAVEFVGITKLGAARWLPIPFLNTTIQPSELIKPVFILMLGYLIHHKPPPKGGYNFLDFCYFSFYILLPFLLIAKEPDLGTAMVLLLVGYGVLFIIGVNWKIWTTIFIIVGLTSPFIYTYLIKDYQKKRITDFVSEEPSYHVQQSIIAIGSGGLTGKQSEEATQTQLKFLPIATSDFIFAYFVERYGFLGAIGLIFLYALIIMHLLSMNYYFKDDYIVRVFASGLGLLIFFNMSVNVLMVIGFAPVVGIPLPLFSYGGSSFINFIVTFAILENLLAFRYMNLYNYERKL